The region AGATGGTGGGGGTGTACGGCAAGTTCAAAGAAGGGTGGCTGCGTGGGCTGTCACTCAGAACGGGACGAGTCGGCATTCTGCCCAGCAACTACATCTCACCTGTGCTCAGGTTGGATGCCAGGGTTTGACTGGTGACAGCGGGTGCTAATAGACATCAAATCACAGTCAAATCATCTGTCTCACTGCAGAACCTCAGCCAGGCTTCTGGAGACTAGAGCAGCAAACGCGACCTCCCAGCACAACACTGTGACTGGGAAGAGACCCGCTGCTGCCAAGAACCCCTCCGTGTTCCTCGCTCTGGATCGAGTAAACTCTGACGCGGCAGTCTATTCAGCTGGAACCGTTCCACCTGTGCCAGACGGAGCACAACATGCAGTGTCATCCATAAACACTGGAAAACCATCCCTCTATGGTAGCAGCCAAGGCTGGGACACGGTCAGACGCATATTCAACCCCCAGAGAGGTGAGAATTAAACAATTGCATCTATCTGCAAACTTCTAATTAGCTTTAACATATTATGGCCTGGCATAATGGTCtggttattgtttttgttttttttatttaggtaCAAATCAAATGGCCGGTTTGGACGTCCCATCCAACTTGCGGCATTTTGCACAAGTTCAGGCATCAGGCTACTCACCTGCATTGCACAGGAAGAAAAGTAGTGGCCTCCTGTCCAGCTCTGGCAGGCTGCTGAACTGGATGACTGAAtctacagcgccccctgctgccgcCATCCACAAAGACAAGGAGTTCTTGGGCTCACAAGAAGCCACGTTTCAGCACGACAGACCCTCCCCAGATGCCCCCCAGTCTATTCTAGTCAGGCCTGACTCAAACAAGAGCAATATAGACAAGGTAACATCATTCTCGTGCTTATTGTGTGCGGAGACCTTTGTCATGTTTCTCACGTGAGATTCTTTTACCCCCTCAGCCAGCAAAGTCAGTGCGATTCCTTACGGATGAGGACTCACCGCCTCTGAGACGTCGGACCTCCTCCTGGTCATCGGGGACTCAGATTCCCTCCAACTGCCACCACAGGCCTCCTCCCCTGGAAGTCTGGGCCCCTTCTCTCACCCTGGGAAGAGATGGACCGGGGATAATTCTCAAAGAAGGAAAGGTTTCCGTTCAAAGGAAGGGTCTCGAAACAGCCACCTCAGATCTGAACTCTAACCCCCAAAAGCCAACCCTGGCACAACCACCTTTATCAGCCGCCTCAGCTCAGTTCAGTCCCATCAGGTAAACCCCATTCTGCAATCACTAAATGCATCCTTGAAGACAATCAGACTGATGCCgtgttctgtttgtgtgtttccagacACGTGGTAACCTCCACACATTTAGCCCAGACAGACTCCGAGCTCAGTCTGCTTCATGGAGAGCTTGTTCTGGTCCACAGACCGCGACCTGACGGACGTGTTCTGATCACTCAGGAGAGCAGCGGACAGACGGGCTTATTCCACTGTGGCGTGTTCCAGTCCCTTGAGAAGCTCAGCTGACTGTGTAGTATTGAAAATATGGCTGATATGCAGAACAAGACGAGCACTGATGTCCAAAGGTTATTACTGCCAAATGaagaaagcttttatttttgtcctgaGTGAATATGAGAGTGTGGTGGTCAAATTATATGAAAGTATATATTATTATGACTTCCGTATCTTACGTGCATGTCTGTTACACATGTACCATTATAGGATTTTTGCACAAAAACCCAACCGATGAGTGTTCCTTGATGAGTGCCTTTCTCAAACCCCACAAAGACAACACACTAACACTTATTTATAGGAACTTATATGGGAAATAAACAATGAAACATTTGTTCTATTTATGCAGAAATAAAGTACACTTCCATACCTTTCGGAATTCAGTGGTTTACTACATGACATTTAttgtcaaagaaaaaaactgctatctgcaaaaaaaaccaaaaaaacacatttctaatgaGGAGTCCATATTTCAGACAAGAAATTAAATTATGCCTCTTTAatgaagcttattgttactGGATCTTGGTGAACCCCTCCTAACTGTATAGGAGTGCTGACACACTTCCCATTCTACACATACATCATTAGATATCTCCACAAGTTTATGGTTCTTCCTTATGGTTGCTGGAATTAAAGGATCAGAGGTGTTACAACAGAAAAATGGGCAAGCTCAATGTCATGGTTGGGATGTACAATGATCTCCAACTGAGATGCCTGTAGAGCGACACAAATATGGACATCCCAAGACATGAGGAAAGTGCACCGTACACAAAAGTCTTGATTGCagtctttcattttaatgcatAATACAATAatttcactgtaaaaaataaatacatatctGCAGTAATTACACTGACAAGCTCCAACAACTTTGTCCGAAGCATAAACATACAGAAAGGCTGAGGGATTATCTCCTTTCATACTGAATAAGGATACAGAAATAAACAAGAAATAGATTATAGACGTCGATCGGTCActactgcgcatgcgcactacCACAGCCGGCCACAGACGCCAGACCCGGTGAAGATGGAGAGAACCTTCGGTTTTTAACCCCGACAGTCCGAACAACAGTCAAGCCCAGCCCTGAACATATTTTACCCTTAAATTTTGATTGTTTTGCCTTGCTCTCATTATGCCGGTAAGTCTCcagatttttatttgacatGCACAGGAGTCCTTCTCGTCCCGTCCTTAGTCTACACTCAACGATGTGATGCTAACCGGGTAGCATTCTTAGCTTGTTTATTGCCGTGTTATTCTCGGACAATGACAGTTATATGTTGCTCCTAATGTCCAAGAAACTATGCAGCATAGAATGTTTTCGAATGGCAACATAAACAAAGGACAAATTCTCCCAATTAGCTATTATCTGTCAAGTAGATGACGTTATAACATGTTTGTTATTaccttatacacacacacacacacagaattgtATTCCAAGTGGCAAATTCATAATTTAGAATTATGTTGAATTATAAAGACCTTAACCTTCATTCGGTTTGTTAAATCTTTCAGCATCATAGGTGTGCTGTGAATAGACTAACTACTGCTTTATAGCCGTACTGTTACGTGCTTGTTAATTGAAATTGCGACATTATTAGCTCACTATCCACTCCAGTCTTACATTTTTAGGCATTCATATcttttatattttcattttagagCAATAAGTCTGATAAACCAGACAAACAGGAGGTGAGTGACAACGTGAAAGTGGTGGTGAGATGCCGACCCCTCAACCAGAAAGAAGTCATCATGGGCTTCAAATCGTCGGTGGATGTAGACGAGATCCGTGGGACCGTAACAGTCCACAAGCTGGAAAATCCTCAGGAGCCTCCCAAGACATTTACGTTTGATACTGTGTTTGGACCAGACAGCAAACAACTGGACGTCTACAACCTCACCGCCCGCCCCATCATCGAATCAGTGTTGGAGGGATATAATGGTGAAGTTACTGATATCACTCTCCTCTAGTACTGAGTTGTTGTTTCCACAGGTAAAGCTGAAGTTATTTTGCACGTTATTTACCATTTCAGGCACCATTTTTGCATATGGACAAACTGGCACCGGTAAAACCTTCACCATGGAGGGTGTGAGAGCCGTGCCAGAACTTAGAGGGATAATCCCCAACTCTTTTGCTCATATCTTTGGGCACATTGCCAAAGCAGAAGGTGACAAAAGGTCAGTAATCTCTTATTCTTATAGAAGTAAAGTGGTTGATAACACACTTTATCTTCCTCTGTACCTGAACTATTAATTTGTACGATCTTACAACCTTCTGTTACTGTTCTATATGTAAATTCTACAGGTTTCTGGTAACTGTTTCATATTTGGAGATTTATAATGAGGAGGTGCGGAATTTGTTGGGCAAGGATCAGAATCAGAGACTAGAGGTAACCAACATTACCATGAAATTTTGATTACATTctacatattttttaatgttggaCATCTGCAAATATTATTTTGTGTGATCAAGTTCTGCGTCATCGTCACAGGTGAAAGAAAGACCAGATGTTGGTGTTTATATCAAAGACCTCCCCGGTTATGTTGTATACAACGCCGATGACATGGACAGGTTTATGTCTCTAGGCAACAAAAACCGTGAGCAATCTAACCAGCAACTTTACTTTGTAACCCTTCTGTCTATTATACGTTAagccatttttttaaatcaggttCTGTTGGTGCCACCAACATGAATGAACACAGCTCCCGTTCCCACGCAatcttcaccatcaccatcgAATGCAGCGAGAAGGGCGTGGATGGCAACCAGGTTATGCGCATGGGAAAGCTTCACCTGGTTGATCTTGCTGTATGTATCCGGGAAAATCAAGTATTTCCGAGGAAATGAGGCGACGCAGGTGCTGCGACAACGGCCACATCTGACATTagctgtttgtgttcagggCTCAGAGAGACAGGGCAAGACTGGAGCCACAGGTCAGCGTTTGAAAGAAGCTACAAAGATCAATCTTTCACTGTCCACGCTGGGAAACGTCATCTCTGCCTTGGTGGATGGCAAGAGCACGCACGTGCCTTACAGGAACTCTAAACTCACCCGTCTGCTGCAAGATTCACTGGGAGGGAACTCAAAGACCATGATGGTAAAAGTTTAGCGAGCATAACTGTGCcctgtcagagaggaaaatatGCAGATTCAAAATGTTAATCTAGATCTGATGCACATTTCCTCAACAGTGTGCAAATATAGGCCCTGCAGACTATAACTATGATGAGACCATCAGCACACTACGCTACGCTAACAGGGCTAAAAACATCAAGAACAAAGCCAGGATCAACGAGGACCCCAAGGATGCCTTATTACGCAAGTTTCAGAAGGAGATTGAGGATCTTAAAAAGAAATTGATGGAAGGTAATGACTGGAGTAGGAGTCTGTCTTGCATGTAGTATTTAAAAAGTTATGCTTGTGTTTCATGTGATTATTGTCGGGGGTTTTCAGAATTTTTTATATCTAAATAtatttgtgtgatttttttcaGATGAGTTTAATGAAAGTGGAGACGAGGGAACAGAGGCAGGAGAGGGCCACATGAGAAAAGGTAAAAATATCGCACAACACATAGTGTAGTGCTGTAGTGTGAACTCTGCTATTTCTGTCATCCTAAACCTTTTTACAACAGTATACATCCTTCTGGTGAGTGTCACAGCTGCCTTTGGTCAATGCAGTcaaaaaaattattttctctaaatctgtgtttttgttacGTGGATGACCAGTAATGattttaatgttaatgtgagATTAAATTACTCATTGTTTGGAGGAGGGTTCCTAATTTTTTCACATGACTAGCTCTAGGTGAGGGGGCTTAAGGTGATATCAATAACACTTAGtcaggggcttttctgtgtggtctaaaataaaatatagacAGCAGACTTATTAACTCATGCAGTGCATAATGTAAAGACCAATGAATTGCCACCTTTTTCGAGTGTATACATTTGACCCCGATATTAATCTAAAATTGGCCTGTAAATTGATGACATTTTGCATCCTTTTGTGCTTTAAGGGAGGAAAATCCCTGCAGACAAGATGATGGAGATGCAGGCCAAGATAGACGAGGAAAGAAAGACTTTGGAGGCCAAGCTGgacatggaggaagaggagaagaacagggcaaaagcagagctggagaggagggagaatgACATTCTTAAAGCACAGTGAGTTCAAGAAAGCACAACACACTTAATTCGGGGTGCAAATGTGTCAGTAACCTTCCGTGAAACACCCTGATTCTTTTGTACTGTTTAACCCTATTTCAGTAACCAGGTATTAAACTGATCATTTTGCGAGTGATTTATGTAGAGTGAATAATATAAATGGTTTCAATAAAGTTGTTTAGTAGAGTTTGTGAGAGTTTAGAGTTGTGATCTGTGCTTCTGTTAGGCAGGAGCATCAACTTCTGCTGGAGAAACTATCAGCGTTGGAGAAGAAGGTGATTGTGGGTGGTGTGGACCTCCTGGCCAAGGCCGAAGAACAAGAGAAGCTTTTGCAGGAGTCCAACAAGGAACTGGAAGAACGTCgtcagagagcagagcagctgcacaaGGAACTGGCAGAGAAAGAGGTGCTTCATAATATGTTCTACGGTCATGAGCGTAATCTAGAACACATTCAAGTACAGTTCATCACTATCGGTGCAGGTAGGACTAACAAATCCTGTCATTTATGGTAGAAATAGCCTCAAATTGTTTAGGATAAACACACAGACTTACTGAGCCCAGGATATTAATCAGACTAGTATGAATGTAAAGGGCACCTGTCAAGTAATCCAATGACCTGTCCCTGAATCAGCAAGAACGCCTGGACATAGAAGAGAAATACACCAGTCTGCAGGAGGAAGCTCAAGGAaaaaccaagaaactgaaaaaagtGTGGACCATGCTGATGGCTGCCAAGTCAGAAGTGAGTAGAACCTGAAACACTTTTCAGGCCATGGCTGAATTGTTTTCAGGGAAAGAGTTTGATAGTTTATGCCTGCGTGTTAGATGGCCGATCTCCAGCAAGAGAACCACAGAGAGATCGAGGACCTTCTGGAGAACATCCGCCAGCTGAGCCGGGAGCTGCGACTGCAGATGCTCATCATAGACAGCTTCATTCCCCAGGAATATCAGGTGTGTATGAGGGCGCGCAGATTTGCTAGCAACACTCCTACTAACCCAAAAAATGAGTGCTGatggttgtgtgtttgctgtgtagGAGATGATAGAGAACTACGTGCATTGGAACGAAGACATTGGAGAATGGCAGCTGGTGAGCTCAGATTATGCTCACTGGGTTTGCTGTCATGTACAGGAACCTGAGCTGTGCAGTGACTGGACTTTTCTGTGTTGTGTTAG is a window of Takifugu rubripes chromosome 14, fTakRub1.2, whole genome shotgun sequence DNA encoding:
- the LOC101079491 gene encoding kinesin-like protein KIF3A; its protein translation is MPSNKSDKPDKQEVSDNVKVVVRCRPLNQKEVIMGFKSSVDVDEIRGTVTVHKLENPQEPPKTFTFDTVFGPDSKQLDVYNLTARPIIESVLEGYNGTIFAYGQTGTGKTFTMEGVRAVPELRGIIPNSFAHIFGHIAKAEGDKRFLVTVSYLEIYNEEVRNLLGKDQNQRLEVKERPDVGVYIKDLPGYVVYNADDMDRFMSLGNKNRSVGATNMNEHSSRSHAIFTITIECSEKGVDGNQVMRMGKLHLVDLAGSERQGKTGATGQRLKEATKINLSLSTLGNVISALVDGKSTHVPYRNSKLTRLLQDSLGGNSKTMMCANIGPADYNYDETISTLRYANRAKNIKNKARINEDPKDALLRKFQKEIEDLKKKLMEDEFNESGDEGTEAGEGHMRKGRKIPADKMMEMQAKIDEERKTLEAKLDMEEEEKNRAKAELERRENDILKAQQEHQLLLEKLSALEKKVIVGGVDLLAKAEEQEKLLQESNKELEERRQRAEQLHKELAEKEQERLDIEEKYTSLQEEAQGKTKKLKKVWTMLMAAKSEMADLQQENHREIEDLLENIRQLSRELRLQMLIIDSFIPQEYQEMIENYVHWNEDIGEWQLKCVAYTGNNMRKQTPVPDKKEKDPFEVDLSSLYLAYTEESMRQSLMKQERPRTSKSSKSGRPKTGRRKRSAKPEAVIESLLQ
- the sh3rf2 gene encoding E3 ubiquitin-protein ligase SH3RF2 isoform X3; its protein translation is MPAASQASVAEHLQQSQPAALCKALFDFNPSEMNLEDRESFLSFQKGDILTVIRRLDENWIEAKSGDKVGVCPLQFTEPNSVAAKLLEGKNRRGSDSADSYHRTWSGGKDKVSDVPAWSTHYGVPQFPAKTVILNALPTSNQRKQPSASSVNFYQPSKGETSNRAVTSSNHHLSALPAARGHSHTTRASSQPHRRRTDSHRHLLQTVKKMNSETPPNISMALVNPQMPSVSADGKNSSTQQLSISVCAVLYSYNPRRPEELELKKGEMVGVYGKFKEGWLRGLSLRTGRVGILPSNYISPVLRTSARLLETRAANATSQHNTVTGKRPAAAKNPSVFLALDRVNSDAAVYSAGTVPPVPDGAQHAVSSINTGKPSLYGSSQGWDTVRRIFNPQRGTNQMAGLDVPSNLRHFAQVQASGYSPALHRKKSSGLLSSSGRLLNWMTESTAPPAAAIHKDKEFLGSQEATFQHDRPSPDAPQSILVRPDSNKSNIDKPAKSVRFLTDEDSPPLRRRTSSWSSGTQIPSNCHHRPPPLEVWAPSLTLGRDGPGIILKEGKVSVQRKGLETATSDLNSNPQKPTLAQPPLSAASAQFSPIRHVVTSTHLAQTDSELSLLHGELVLVHRPRPDGRVLITQESSGQTGLFHCGVFQSLEKLS